The following are encoded together in the Coleofasciculus sp. FACHB-T130 genome:
- a CDS encoding PAS domain-containing protein, with the protein MASQQARCGEFQDLTGHQGDTGTLRLYDRAMAATSCGIVISDASLPNNPIIYCNPAFEKITGYSTAEVLGRNCRFLQGNDTDPAAIEQIRQAVRTGKECQVVLKNYRKDGTPFWNDLSISPVYDDEGRVTQFIGVQTDITERKAAQEAQCEGETRLRLALGAASMGVWDWDLGTNRVTWSEEVEGIFGLAPGSFTGTYEAYLQCIHPEDCYRVGLEIASIVEVGKDLKMEYRVIRPDGIGWVASRGAVVRDNTGKCVRMMGTVMDITERKQAEEASRQQFLRERLVGAIAKRIRQSLDLEEVLNTTVAEVRHFLSTDRVLIYRFDPDRNGVVVVESVGEDWTPILGTSIQDPCFGKSYVSPYQQGRVRAIDNIYTAGIQQCHIDLLAQFQVRANLVVPILQGENLWGLLIAHHCREPRKWQESEVELLKQLSVQLAIAIKQSTLFQQLNAELVERKQAEIAWLKSEAQLKEQTTQLKRTLGELGQTQSQLIQSEKMSSLGQLVAGVAHEINNPVSFIYGNLDHANQYAHDLLNLLNLYQKHFPKPPTEIQVANQDIDLDFLVEDFPKLLTSMKMGADRIRDLVLSLRNFSRLDESQKKAVDIHEGIDNTLLILQHRLKEDSSHPKIQIIKEYGDLPKVDCYAGQLNQVFMNLLSNAIDALEEYNAQQVSAGGASLTPEDLKANPSQITIRTSLKDEGIRIKDEFNANPHPTLREGQSPTSLSPNPASVVIRIADNGPGIPEAIQKQIFDPFFTTKAVGKGTGLGLSISYQVVVERHGGQLECVSTPGKGTEFIIEIPIQKVEEESLLGAHCPIPLSIQPHRVA; encoded by the coding sequence ATGGCAAGCCAGCAAGCTAGATGTGGGGAGTTCCAAGACCTCACGGGGCACCAAGGGGACACGGGGACACTAAGGCTGTATGACCGAGCGATGGCAGCAACCAGCTGTGGCATCGTCATTAGCGACGCCAGTCTGCCAAATAATCCAATTATCTATTGCAATCCTGCCTTTGAAAAAATAACCGGGTATTCGACCGCCGAAGTTTTGGGACGAAACTGCCGATTTTTGCAAGGAAATGATACAGATCCAGCCGCAATTGAGCAAATTCGTCAAGCCGTGCGGACGGGGAAAGAATGCCAGGTTGTTCTCAAGAACTATCGCAAAGATGGGACGCCTTTCTGGAATGACCTGAGTATTTCGCCGGTGTATGACGACGAGGGTCGGGTGACGCAATTTATTGGCGTCCAGACGGATATTACCGAGCGTAAAGCCGCCCAAGAGGCGCAGTGCGAAGGGGAAACGCGGCTGCGGCTGGCTCTGGGTGCGGCAAGTATGGGGGTTTGGGACTGGGATCTGGGAACCAATCGGGTGACTTGGTCTGAAGAGGTGGAAGGGATTTTTGGTCTGGCTCCTGGTTCCTTTACTGGCACCTACGAGGCTTATCTCCAATGCATTCATCCTGAAGATTGCTACCGCGTGGGACTTGAGATTGCGAGCATCGTAGAAGTCGGGAAAGACTTAAAGATGGAGTATCGCGTAATTCGTCCTGATGGAATTGGCTGGGTGGCGTCACGGGGTGCCGTTGTGCGCGACAATACGGGGAAGTGCGTGCGGATGATGGGAACGGTGATGGATATTACCGAACGCAAGCAAGCAGAGGAAGCGTCGCGACAGCAATTTTTGAGAGAACGGCTGGTCGGAGCGATCGCTAAGCGCATCCGTCAGTCTCTAGATTTAGAAGAAGTTCTCAATACAACTGTGGCAGAAGTGCGCCATTTTCTCTCTACTGACCGGGTACTCATTTACCGCTTCGATCCAGATCGGAACGGAGTTGTGGTTGTAGAGTCGGTCGGTGAGGATTGGACGCCTATTTTAGGAACCAGCATCCAAGATCCTTGCTTTGGGAAAAGCTACGTCTCGCCATACCAGCAAGGTCGGGTTCGAGCGATTGACAATATCTATACTGCTGGTATCCAACAATGCCATATTGATTTACTTGCCCAGTTTCAGGTGAGAGCTAACTTGGTAGTTCCGATTCTGCAAGGGGAAAATTTATGGGGGTTGCTGATTGCCCATCACTGTCGAGAACCCCGAAAATGGCAAGAATCAGAAGTAGAATTGCTCAAACAGCTGAGCGTGCAGCTAGCGATCGCAATTAAGCAATCCACTCTCTTCCAACAGCTAAACGCCGAACTGGTCGAACGCAAACAGGCAGAAATCGCTTGGCTGAAATCAGAAGCGCAGCTAAAAGAACAAACAACCCAACTAAAACGAACCTTGGGAGAATTGGGACAAACCCAATCTCAGCTAATTCAGAGCGAAAAGATGTCCAGTTTAGGGCAGTTGGTTGCAGGTGTTGCCCATGAAATTAATAATCCAGTCTCCTTCATCTACGGCAATCTCGACCATGCGAATCAGTATGCTCATGACCTGCTGAACCTGTTAAATCTCTATCAAAAGCACTTTCCCAAACCCCCTACCGAAATTCAAGTTGCAAATCAGGATATCGATTTAGATTTCTTGGTGGAAGATTTTCCCAAACTACTGACTTCCATGAAAATGGGAGCCGACCGCATCCGCGATTTGGTCTTGTCGCTGCGGAATTTCTCCCGCCTGGATGAATCCCAGAAGAAGGCGGTTGATATTCATGAGGGCATAGATAACACGCTGTTGATTTTGCAGCATCGGTTGAAAGAAGACAGCTCCCATCCCAAAATTCAGATTATTAAAGAATACGGCGATTTGCCCAAAGTAGATTGTTACGCTGGGCAACTCAACCAAGTGTTTATGAATCTCCTCAGTAATGCAATTGATGCTTTAGAAGAATACAATGCCCAGCAAGTCTCCGCAGGAGGAGCATCGCTGACGCCGGAGGATCTCAAAGCCAACCCCAGCCAGATTACCATTCGCACCTCTTTGAAGGATGAAGGAATCAGGATAAAGGATGAATTCAATGCCAATCCTCATCCCACCCTTCGAGAAGGGCAAAGCCCTACATCCCTAAGTCCCAATCCTGCCTCTGTTGTCATCAGGATTGCGGATAATGGCCCTGGCATTCCCGAAGCAATTCAGAAACAAATTTTTGACCCCTTCTTTACGACGAAAGCCGTGGGAAAAGGGACTGGCTTGGGCTTGTCCATTAGCTACCAAGTTGTGGTTGAACGTCACGGGGGTCAACTCGAGTGCGTGTCAACACCGGGAAAGGGAACAGAGTTTATTATCGAAATTCCGATCCAGAAGGTAGAAGAGGAATCTCTTTTAGGGGCGCATTGCCCAATTCCTCTATCTATACAGCCCCATCGGGTGGCTTAA
- the lpxB gene encoding lipid-A-disaccharide synthase, with amino-acid sequence MRIFISTGEVSGDLQGALLIEALYRQAQATGLELEIVALGGDRMAAAGATLLSNTSGIGSVGLFESLPYVLPTLQVQRRAKQYLRENPPDLVVLIDYLGPNIGVGTYLQRQMPQVPVAYYITPQVWVWSPFKRDTTRIIEISDQVLAIFPEEAQYFQKRGASAAWVGHPLVDRMQKAPSREAARRILEIESEQIAIALLPASRPQELKYLMPVMFEAAKAIQNKLPQVHFWIPLSLEAYRLQIEAAIGRYGLNATLVAGKSQEVLAAADLAIAKSGTVNLELALLNVPQVVLYRVSRFTYWIARNILKFSIPFMSPANLVMMRSIVPELLQDQATPENIVQEALELLLNPERRQQTVADYQEMRSSLGEVGVCDRAAKEIFQML; translated from the coding sequence ATGCGTATATTTATCAGCACAGGCGAAGTTTCAGGGGATCTGCAAGGGGCACTACTGATTGAGGCACTTTATCGACAAGCACAGGCAACTGGCTTGGAATTAGAGATTGTTGCCTTGGGGGGCGATCGCATGGCGGCGGCGGGTGCGACTCTCTTGAGCAATACCAGCGGGATTGGTTCGGTGGGGCTTTTTGAATCTCTCCCTTATGTGTTACCGACCTTACAAGTCCAGCGTCGAGCCAAACAGTACCTCCGAGAGAACCCACCGGATCTGGTGGTGCTAATTGACTACTTAGGCCCAAATATTGGCGTTGGCACTTATCTTCAGCGACAGATGCCGCAGGTGCCAGTCGCGTACTACATCACGCCGCAGGTATGGGTTTGGTCGCCCTTTAAGCGCGACACCACTCGAATCATCGAGATTAGCGACCAAGTGTTGGCGATTTTCCCAGAGGAAGCGCAATATTTCCAAAAACGGGGGGCATCGGCTGCCTGGGTCGGGCATCCCTTGGTGGATCGGATGCAAAAGGCTCCCAGCCGAGAAGCGGCGCGAAGAATCTTAGAGATAGAGTCAGAACAAATTGCGATCGCGCTTCTTCCTGCCTCCCGTCCTCAAGAACTCAAGTATCTGATGCCGGTGATGTTTGAGGCGGCGAAAGCGATCCAAAACAAACTGCCTCAAGTTCATTTCTGGATTCCTTTGTCTCTAGAAGCTTATCGGCTCCAAATTGAAGCGGCGATTGGGCGTTATGGTTTAAATGCGACTCTGGTTGCTGGTAAAAGCCAGGAAGTTCTGGCGGCGGCTGATTTAGCGATCGCTAAGTCGGGGACTGTAAATCTGGAACTTGCCCTTTTAAACGTGCCGCAGGTGGTTCTCTACCGCGTTAGTCGCTTTACCTATTGGATTGCCCGTAATATTCTAAAATTCTCGATTCCCTTCATGTCGCCAGCCAACTTGGTAATGATGCGGTCGATTGTGCCAGAATTGCTGCAAGATCAAGCTACGCCAGAAAACATTGTCCAAGAAGCTTTAGAACTCTTACTCAATCCCGAACGTCGCCAGCAAACTGTTGCAGATTATCAAGAAATGCGCTCCTCCTTGGGAGAAGTGGGAGTTTGCGATCGCGCTGCCAAAGAAATCTTTCAAATGCTTTGA
- the lpxA gene encoding acyl-ACP--UDP-N-acetylglucosamine O-acyltransferase, with the protein MIHPTAIIHPDAQLHPSVQVGPYAVIGEQVKIGAETTIGAHVVIEGPTEIGAQNHIFPGAAIGLEPQDLKYDGAKTWVKIGDSNRIREYVTINRATGEGEATVIGNGNLLMAYVHVAHNCAIADKVIISNAVSLAGHVQIDSRAVIGGVLGIHQFVHIGRGAMVGGMSRIDRDVPPYLLVEGNPSRVRSLNLVGLKRAGLSAAELGILKKAFRILYRSGLPLNQSLEQLDLLPDNEYLQHLRRFLQLSQAPGRRGPIPGKRAKNKDEE; encoded by the coding sequence ATGATTCATCCCACCGCGATAATTCACCCTGATGCTCAACTACACCCCAGCGTGCAAGTTGGGCCTTATGCGGTGATTGGAGAACAAGTAAAAATTGGTGCTGAAACCACGATTGGCGCTCATGTTGTAATCGAGGGACCAACGGAAATTGGTGCACAAAATCACATTTTTCCGGGGGCAGCGATTGGCTTAGAACCCCAAGACCTCAAGTATGATGGGGCTAAAACCTGGGTAAAAATTGGTGATAGCAATCGAATTCGAGAGTACGTCACAATTAACCGCGCAACTGGCGAGGGTGAAGCGACGGTAATTGGCAATGGCAATTTGTTGATGGCTTATGTCCACGTTGCTCATAATTGCGCGATCGCAGATAAAGTGATTATTTCCAATGCGGTGTCGCTCGCTGGGCACGTCCAGATTGATTCGCGGGCGGTGATTGGTGGCGTCCTAGGGATTCATCAATTTGTCCACATCGGGCGAGGCGCGATGGTGGGCGGGATGAGTCGTATTGACCGCGATGTGCCTCCTTATCTGCTTGTCGAGGGAAATCCATCGCGGGTACGCAGTCTCAACTTAGTGGGACTCAAACGCGCTGGTTTATCTGCCGCTGAGTTGGGAATTCTCAAAAAAGCTTTTCGGATTCTCTATCGTTCTGGATTACCCCTGAATCAATCCCTAGAACAACTGGATCTGCTCCCAGATAACGAATATTTGCAACACCTGCGCCGGTTCCTGCAACTTTCTCAAGCGCCAGGGCGACGCGGTCCGATTCCAGGGAAAAGAGCGAAGAATAAGGATGAAGAGTAA
- the fabZ gene encoding 3-hydroxyacyl-ACP dehydratase FabZ produces MSTLIEVNTPDAETATPQAKNVGEETAQNSQSAAKTILTIEDIQKLLPHRYPFALVDRIIEYVPGERAVGIKNVTFNEPHFQGHFPGRPIMPGVLIVEAMAQVGGIVLTQLPDIESGLFMFAGIDKVRFRRPVVPGDQLVMTVELLCVKRRRFGKMHARAEVDGQLATEGELMFSIVD; encoded by the coding sequence ATGTCCACACTGATTGAAGTCAATACACCCGATGCTGAGACTGCGACGCCCCAAGCCAAGAATGTCGGGGAAGAAACAGCACAAAACAGCCAGTCTGCTGCCAAAACCATCCTGACGATCGAAGACATTCAAAAATTGCTGCCCCATCGGTATCCTTTTGCATTGGTGGATCGGATTATCGAGTACGTGCCCGGAGAAAGGGCTGTGGGCATCAAAAATGTCACCTTTAACGAACCCCATTTTCAAGGGCATTTCCCCGGTCGTCCGATTATGCCTGGGGTATTAATTGTGGAAGCAATGGCTCAAGTGGGCGGGATCGTATTGACCCAACTCCCAGATATTGAAAGCGGCTTATTTATGTTTGCTGGCATTGATAAAGTCCGCTTCCGTCGCCCCGTAGTACCGGGAGATCAGCTAGTCATGACCGTGGAACTGCTGTGTGTCAAACGGCGTCGTTTTGGAAAGATGCACGCCCGTGCCGAAGTCGATGGTCAATTGGCTACAGAAGGCGAACTGATGTTTTCCATCGTTGACTAA
- the lpxC gene encoding UDP-3-O-acyl-N-acetylglucosamine deacetylase yields the protein MKQHTLKGSFEQSGVGLHSGVPTHVRVLPAAAGEGRYFVRVDLTGAPVIPARVEAVSQTTLSTELASSREARVRTVEHLLAALAGSGVDNARIEIDGPEVPLLDGSALIWAEAIAQAGVVENDELIPDSTFKIEKPVWVYQGDAFVAALPAPELRFSYGIDFDSVAIGNQWHSWTPRQENFADAIAPARTFGLAHQIEQLQAAGLIKGGSLENALVCDSQEWLNPPLRFSNEPVRHKLLDLVGDLSLLGYFPQAHILAYKASHHLHIQLTQQLLQKVASRPE from the coding sequence ATGAAACAACACACGCTAAAAGGCTCTTTTGAACAATCTGGCGTCGGTCTACATAGCGGCGTCCCTACCCATGTCCGAGTGCTACCCGCGGCGGCTGGAGAGGGACGTTACTTTGTGAGAGTTGACCTGACTGGGGCACCCGTGATTCCAGCGCGGGTGGAGGCAGTCAGTCAGACGACTCTCTCCACCGAACTTGCCAGCAGTAGAGAAGCGCGAGTCCGGACTGTGGAACACCTGCTAGCCGCTTTAGCAGGCAGCGGTGTCGATAACGCTCGAATTGAGATTGATGGCCCGGAAGTGCCCCTGCTGGATGGCTCAGCCCTGATTTGGGCGGAAGCGATCGCGCAAGCGGGCGTGGTCGAGAACGATGAATTAATTCCCGATTCAACTTTTAAGATAGAAAAGCCCGTCTGGGTCTATCAAGGCGATGCTTTTGTCGCCGCCCTACCAGCGCCAGAATTGCGCTTTTCCTACGGAATTGACTTCGACTCAGTAGCGATTGGCAATCAGTGGCACAGCTGGACGCCGAGGCAAGAAAATTTTGCAGACGCGATCGCACCCGCCCGCACGTTTGGTCTGGCGCACCAAATTGAGCAGTTACAAGCCGCAGGTTTAATCAAAGGCGGAAGTTTAGAAAATGCCCTGGTTTGCGATTCACAAGAATGGCTTAATCCTCCCTTAAGATTTTCAAATGAGCCAGTGCGTCATAAACTTTTAGATTTAGTAGGAGATTTAAGTTTACTGGGATATTTCCCGCAAGCTCATATCCTCGCCTACAAAGCCAGCCATCACCTGCATATCCAACTCACCCAGCAGTTACTCCAAAAAGTTGCGAGTCGCCCTGAGTGA
- a CDS encoding BamA/TamA family outer membrane protein, producing the protein MRLSPFLLTILAASSACCVAFPARGQTTNSSSDTSERTAWYGDYIEQTQADAGRDRPESQPTNNVVVNAVSAPETTPPGRALRPSPSLTEIVTRSTTAPAPVNVPVKPERVEVASSSRREAPPANNVVVNTMSVPTTKEPVGAKSPSSVLSQTPTTQSPSSPTPETEPVVPRPGEESTPQQETPDTIEFDLTPGTTGEPNLELPEPREQPVPTPEGGQPATTPETVQPAPTDQPEARVLVGEVVVTGVEGDLENEVYEAIRTRPGQTATRSQLQEDVNAIYATGFFSNARVEPQDTPLGVRVVFVVEPNPVLRQVVVVPVPADQNQRALPQKVIDDAFAPQYGRTLNIRELQEGIKKINQWYKENGYDLAQVVAAPQIAEDGTVRLEVAEGLIEDIEVRFLDKDGQPANDEGQPIRGRTRDFIITREIELNSGEVFNRTKAERDLRRVFRLGIFEDVRLSFRPGQDPRKVVVVVDVIEKNTGSVAAGAGISSASGLFGTISYQEQNLGGNNQKLGAELQVGQRELLFDVNFTDPWIAGDPYRTSYTVNGFRRRSISLIFDGGDTEVELPDGDRPRVLRLGGGVTFTRPLSRDVFADPEWRASLGLQYQRVSIRNSDGDISPKDELGNDLSFSGEGKDDLLTLQFGVVRDRRNSAVIPTSGSLLRLGVEQSLPVGVGGILFNRLRGSYSYYLPVRYTNFSPGPQALAFNVQAGTVLGDLPPYEAFSLGGSNSVRGFEEGDVGSGRSFIQATAEYRFPIFSIVGGALFVDAATDFGTGSTVPGDPAGVRGKPGSGFGYGLGVRVQSPLGPIRIDYGFNNEGDSRLHFGIGERF; encoded by the coding sequence ATGCGCTTATCTCCCTTTTTATTGACGATTTTGGCTGCCTCATCTGCCTGCTGTGTAGCATTTCCTGCCAGAGGGCAAACGACAAATTCTTCGTCGGATACCTCAGAGAGAACAGCTTGGTATGGCGATTATATTGAGCAGACCCAGGCTGACGCAGGACGCGATCGCCCAGAATCTCAACCAACCAATAACGTAGTCGTCAATGCTGTGAGTGCCCCAGAGACGACACCGCCTGGGAGAGCGCTTAGACCGTCGCCCAGCCTCACTGAGATTGTTACACGCTCCACCACCGCACCCGCTCCAGTTAACGTCCCAGTTAAACCGGAGCGCGTAGAGGTCGCCAGTAGCAGTCGTCGGGAAGCGCCACCCGCCAATAACGTGGTGGTTAACACCATGAGCGTTCCAACAACAAAAGAGCCTGTAGGGGCAAAATCCCCCTCATCCGTACTCAGCCAAACTCCCACAACCCAATCTCCATCCTCTCCCACGCCGGAAACAGAGCCAGTGGTTCCGCGCCCCGGCGAAGAATCAACACCGCAACAAGAAACGCCGGATACCATTGAATTCGATCTCACGCCAGGGACGACTGGTGAGCCGAATCTTGAGTTGCCAGAGCCACGCGAACAACCTGTACCAACCCCTGAAGGTGGACAACCTGCGACAACGCCTGAAACGGTACAACCTGCGCCTACTGACCAGCCAGAAGCCAGAGTGCTAGTGGGTGAAGTCGTTGTTACTGGCGTAGAAGGGGATCTCGAAAACGAAGTTTATGAGGCAATTCGCACCCGACCCGGACAAACGGCGACCCGGAGCCAGTTACAGGAAGATGTGAATGCCATCTACGCCACAGGTTTTTTCAGCAACGCCAGAGTAGAGCCACAGGATACCCCGCTGGGTGTCCGTGTCGTCTTTGTAGTAGAACCTAACCCAGTTTTACGTCAGGTGGTCGTTGTCCCCGTCCCTGCCGACCAAAATCAGCGGGCACTCCCCCAAAAGGTAATCGATGACGCCTTCGCGCCTCAGTATGGTCGCACCCTCAACATCCGCGAACTGCAAGAAGGCATTAAAAAAATAAACCAGTGGTACAAAGAAAACGGCTATGACTTGGCACAAGTAGTTGCTGCACCCCAGATTGCTGAGGATGGTACGGTACGTCTAGAGGTAGCAGAAGGACTGATTGAGGATATTGAAGTCCGCTTTCTCGACAAAGACGGACAACCCGCAAATGATGAGGGTCAACCCATCCGGGGTCGCACCCGCGATTTCATCATCACGCGAGAAATCGAACTGAATTCTGGAGAAGTCTTTAACCGGACGAAAGCGGAAAGGGATCTGCGCCGAGTCTTTCGCTTAGGCATCTTTGAAGATGTGCGACTCTCATTCAGACCGGGGCAAGATCCGCGCAAAGTGGTGGTGGTCGTGGACGTGATTGAGAAGAACACCGGCTCAGTGGCGGCGGGTGCTGGGATTAGTTCCGCCAGTGGATTATTCGGCACCATTAGCTATCAAGAGCAAAATCTGGGGGGCAATAACCAGAAGCTGGGGGCAGAGTTGCAGGTCGGTCAGCGAGAACTGCTATTTGATGTCAACTTTACAGATCCCTGGATTGCTGGCGATCCTTACCGGACTTCCTACACCGTCAATGGGTTCAGACGCCGATCCATTTCGCTGATTTTTGATGGCGGTGACACAGAGGTGGAATTACCCGATGGAGACAGACCCCGCGTCCTGCGATTGGGGGGTGGCGTCACCTTTACCCGTCCGCTTTCCCGAGATGTTTTTGCAGATCCGGAATGGAGAGCGAGTCTGGGCTTGCAGTATCAACGGGTTTCGATCCGAAATTCCGACGGCGACATTAGCCCGAAGGATGAGCTAGGCAACGACCTGAGCTTTAGTGGGGAAGGGAAAGACGACTTGTTGACCCTGCAATTTGGGGTTGTGCGCGATCGCCGTAACAGCGCCGTAATTCCGACCTCTGGATCTCTACTGCGCCTAGGCGTTGAACAGTCTCTCCCCGTAGGTGTGGGAGGGATTCTGTTTAACCGTCTGCGCGGTAGCTATAGCTACTATCTTCCTGTCAGATATACGAACTTCTCCCCAGGGCCACAAGCGCTCGCCTTCAACGTTCAAGCCGGAACCGTCCTCGGCGATTTACCTCCCTATGAAGCTTTCTCTCTAGGCGGTAGTAACTCGGTGCGGGGTTTTGAGGAAGGAGATGTCGGCAGCGGTCGCAGCTTTATCCAAGCGACCGCAGAGTATCGCTTCCCGATTTTCTCGATTGTGGGCGGTGCTTTGTTTGTCGATGCCGCAACCGATTTCGGGACTGGTAGCACCGTACCCGGAGATCCGGCTGGGGTGCGGGGTAAGCCCGGAAGCGGCTTTGGTTATGGTCTTGGGGTCCGCGTGCAATCTCCCCTCGGCCCGATTCGCATCGACTATGGTTTTAATAACGAAGGGGACAGCCGCCTCCACTTTGGAATTGGGGAGAGATTCTAA
- the purC gene encoding phosphoribosylaminoimidazolesuccinocarboxamide synthase, with protein MSAQSTNLYEGKAKILYTTDDPDILLAHFKDDATAFNAKKRGQIIGKGEINCTIAAYLFQVLEASGIPTHFIDCPAPNQMRVQALKILPLEVVVRNIAAGSLCQQTGLPVGTVLPNPLVEFYFKNDDLGDPLLTRDRLMLLKLATPEQLDQLQSSALRINEILRDFFHQCRITLVDFKLEFGVDRHSEIRLGDEISPDTCRLWDESEDDPDRRVLDKDRFRRDLGQVEDAYQQVLKRVLEQVNRKK; from the coding sequence ATGTCCGCCCAATCAACCAACCTTTACGAAGGCAAAGCCAAAATTCTCTATACCACGGACGATCCGGACATTCTGCTGGCTCACTTCAAAGACGACGCTACCGCCTTTAATGCCAAAAAGCGCGGTCAGATTATCGGCAAAGGTGAAATTAACTGCACCATTGCCGCTTATTTGTTCCAGGTTTTGGAAGCATCGGGCATCCCAACCCACTTCATTGACTGTCCGGCACCCAACCAAATGCGCGTCCAAGCGTTAAAGATTCTGCCCCTAGAAGTGGTGGTCAGGAACATTGCTGCGGGAAGTCTGTGTCAACAAACAGGGTTGCCCGTAGGTACCGTCCTGCCCAATCCGCTGGTGGAATTTTATTTTAAAAATGACGATCTCGGAGATCCTTTGTTAACACGCGATCGCTTGATGTTATTGAAATTAGCGACACCAGAACAGCTTGACCAATTACAAAGTAGCGCCTTGCGGATTAACGAAATCCTCAGAGACTTTTTTCACCAATGCCGGATTACCCTAGTGGATTTCAAGTTGGAGTTTGGCGTTGACCGGCATAGCGAGATACGACTGGGAGACGAAATCAGCCCCGATACCTGCCGTCTTTGGGATGAGTCTGAAGACGATCCCGACCGGCGAGTGCTAGATAAAGATCGGTTCCGTCGGGATTTGGGGCAGGTGGAAGATGCCTACCAGCAAGTGCTAAAAAGAGTTCTCGAACAAGTAAATCGTAAAAAGTAA